The sequence CGGCGGATGCCCGTGATCGCGATGTCGCCCGGCACCATGCCCGGCAACGCGCGGATGAGGCGGTCGCATTCGGCTTCAGAGCGCAGTGCGATGTGCGCCACCTGCCCGCGCGCGTGCACGCCGGTGTCGGTGCGACCGGCGCCGACCGGCATCACCGGGCGATCGAGCACGCGGCTGACCAGGTTGCGCAGTTCGCCCTGGACCGTGCGCGCCTCCGCCTGGATCTGCCAGCCCTGGAAGTCGCGGCCCACGTAGGCCAGGTCCACGCGCAGCCGGAAGTCCTCGCGGTCGGCGTCCCGCCGCACCACGGCGTCCTGGCACTCCTGCCAGAAATCCTGCGCCACGTCAGTGTCCTTTCCGCAGCAGCAGCAGCCCGACCGTGGCGACGACACCGGTGCCGAACACGGCCCACTCGCCGGGACGCGGCCCGCCTGCGGTCGACAGGGACGGCCGGCGTCCGCGCAACGCCAGTTCAATGGTCTCGGCCCTTCGGCCGAGCGACTCGAGCAGCGGCACGACCAGGCGGGTCCGGTCGAGCCAACGGTGCCAGGGCAGCTGACGTTGCGCGCGCCGGACGCCATCGCGGCCGACGGCACTGTGTCCCCGCAGTTCGGCGACGGCCTGCAGGCGACGTCCCTCGCCGACGACCTGCGGCACGGTGCCGCAGGCCACGGCCACGGCCAGACCGAGGTCTTCCACGGGCAGGCCCAGCTTTCCGAACGGACGCAGCCACCAGCCCAGACCGGCCACCAGGTCGTCGAGCGAACCCGACCGCAGGTAGACCGCGAGCAGGGCCATGGATCCGGCCAGGCGCAGCAGGGCCCGCGCGCCCGCGGCCACGCCGGCCCAGGAGGGGTGTCCGAGCGGCGCGCCTGTCGTCGTCGTCAACGTGTGCACCACCAGCGCCAGGAGGGCCATGGGCAACCAGGGCCGCAGCTGGCTCAACTGGGTGCGGGCGCCCATGCCGGTGGCGCGGAGCGCCGCGGCAGCCAGGCAAGCCAGGACCGCAACGACCGGCCAGGGCGCCGCCATCGCCACGATGATCAACAGGACCACGACGCCGAACCGGATCGCGGGGTGCAGCCGACCGAGGCAGGTCGGACGCGCCGGCGCCGGGCCGTATGCCGCGGACGGGATCACGCGATGTCCTTCCCGGCCACGCGCGCAGCGATCTGCACGGCGTTCCAGGCGGCGCCCTTCAGGACGTTGTCGGCCACGACCCAGCAGAGCAGGGCCTGCGGGTCGCCCGGGTCCTGCCGCAGGCGGCCCACATGGACGATGTTGCGGCCGTCGATCTCGCGCGGCGTGGCGTAGTCGCACGGATCGGCCACCACCTCGAGGCCGGGCCAGGCCGCCATGGCGGCACAGGCCTGCACCGGCGTGACGGGACTGGCGCAGACGACGCGCACGGCCGCCGAGTGGCCGTTGACCACCGGCACGCGCACGGCGGTGCAGGTCACCTTCAGGCTTTCGTCGCGCCCGAGGATCTTGCGCAGCTCGCGCAGCACCTTCGCCTCTTCCTCGTAGGAACCGTCGTCGAGGGCGGCGCCGATCGCGGGGATCACGTTGCCGGCGATGGGCCGCGGAAAGATGTTGCCCGCGGGCGGCTCCCCTGCGGACTGGCGCGCCAGTTCGGCAACCGCCTTCTGTCCCGCGCCGGAAACGGCCTGGAACGTGGTGACGTGGACTTCGTCCAGGCCCCACGCGCGTTCGAGCGGGGCCACGGCCTGCGCCACCTGGATCGTCGAGCAGTTGGGATTGGCGATGATGCCGGCGCGCATGCCGTCCACCAGCCGGCCGTTGATCTCGGGCACCACGAGGGCGATGTCCGGGTCCTGCCGCCAGGCCGACGAATTGTCGATGACGACGGCGCCGGCCGCCACCGCCACGGGCGCCCACTCGCGACTCGGGCCGCCGCCGGCGCTGAACAGGGCCAGGTCCACGCCCGCGAAACAAGCCGCGTCGACGGCGCGGCAGGTCAGTTCCCCGCCACGCCAGGGCACGCGCTGGCCGGCGCTGCGCGGCGAGGCCAGCGCGAGCGGCGGGGCGTCGACCCAGGCGAACGATTCCAGCAGCTTCAGCATGGTCCGGCCCACAAGGCCGGTGGCGCCGAGCACGGCGATGCGCATCATTCACCTTCGGTTGGCGGGGAACGCCGACTGGACGCCGGCTCCCGGCAGTCTAACACCGGGGCCAACGGCGGTCAAAACCGCACCCGGCCCGCGGGTTCCGCCCGAGGGCCCCGGCAACGCCGGGCGGGCCAATCCGGCCGTCGACCCTGTGCCGGCCCGGTGCTATGCTGACGGCCCCTGGAAGCCACCCAACCCCGAGGATGAACCCATGTCGTGGAGCCGTACGCCGATCCGCCCGCTGCTGGCCGCCGTAGCCCTGGCCGTGGCGCTGGCGGCCCTGACGACGGGCGCCGGTTGCCGGGGCGATGACCCGGCCCGCGCCCGGCGCCTGCAGGACATCGCGCGATGGCAGGACCGCCGCCTGGCCCCCGCCGATTCCCTGGACCAGGCGCTGACCAGCCGCGATGCCTTCGTCCGCCTGGCCGCCGCCCGCGCCGCCGGCCTGATCGGCCGCGATGACGTGGTCCCCGCCCTGGAGAACCTGCTCAAGGACCCGAGCCAGGCCATCCGCGCCGAGGCCGCCTGGAGCCTGGGCCTGCTGGGCGACCCGCGCGCCCTGCCCGCACTCGGCCGCGCCGCGGCCGACACCCGGCCGGCATTGCGTTCGGCGGCACTGGCGGCCCTGGCCCACGTACCGAACGACGGCGCTGCACTCCTGGCCGGCACACGCCTGGCTGCGCCCCGCGAGGCGGCTCTGGCCTGGGACAGCTTGCGGCAGCAGGCCCAGCGTGTGCACCCCGACTCGCTGCGCGTGGCCATTGCCGCAGGGCTGGCGCGTTCGGAATCGGACGTGCGCTGGCGCGTCCTGCGCTGCGCCGAGCTCGCACCCGATTCGACGCTCACGACGACGCTGGCCCCGTTCGCCCGCGCGCCGCTCGTGCAGGAACGCGTGCACGCCTACCGGGCGCTGGGCAAGCAGCATGGGGTGGCGGCGCTCGCGGCGGCCATGGGCGGCTTCGACTCGCACAGCCGCTTCCGCGGCAAGGATCGCGATCGCGCGATCATCGCGGGCTGTCGCGCGCTCGGCGCCCTGGGCGCCCCTATCGCCGCGCGCGGCAGCGAGCCCGACCACCAGGCGCTGGCCCAGGTGGCCGACATCCTCATTGCGGCCGCCAACGCCAATGCGCCAGGCGTGGCGGAAACAGCGTTGGCGGCGATGGAGGCACTGGTCGCCTCCGCTCCCCTGCCGGCCGAAGCGGCCACCATCGAGAGCCTGCTGCCCGTCTGGCGCCTGCGCCTGGTGCGCGCAAGCGCCGAGCGCCTGACCGACACGCGCGTCGGCGTGCGCGCGGCCGCCGTGACGGCCTGGGCCTCGCTCCGCGGCCCGGCGGTTTCCGACCAGCTCGCAAGCACCCTGGCCGCCGAGACGAGCGCGCCGGTCATCGCTGCGCAGCTCAAGGCCGTGGCCGGCACGCATGCCGATCCCGTGCCGCTGCTGACGGCGCGCTCCGGCGGTCCCTTCGCCGCGCATCCCCTGGTGCGGGCTGCCGCGCTGGAAGGATTGGCCCACGTGGCCCTGGAGCGGCCGCACACGCTGCCCGCCGGCTTCGACGCCGGGCGCGTGGCGGCCATTCTCGCCGCGGCAACGGCCGACACCTCGTTCGTGGTCGCCGCCACGGCCGCCGACCTGGCCGGCAGCTTCCCGGGCGACGCCGCGGCGGCCGCGCTGTTGCGCGCCTGGGCCACGGCGAAAGGGCCCGGCGCCGTGGATGTGCGGCGCGGCGTGCTGACCGGCATGAGCCGGCTGTTCGCGCCGGCACCGGCCGCCGCTGCCCCGGCGACCGCGGTGCCGGCCGCTGCCGGCCGCACCGGCTCCGTTGCCGCCGGTCGCGGCCACGCAGGCGCCGCCTCCTGCCCCGCGCTGGACGCCGACGCCGGCGCTGCAGGAGCGCGCCGTGCAACTGCTGCTGGCCGCGTTCAACGAACCCGACGTGCGGCTGCGCCTGGAAGCGCGCGCCACGGCGCGCACCACCGGGCTGCTTCCCGAGCGACTGGTGCCCACCGAAGGCAGCCTGCGCGCCACCTTGCCGGCGGTGACCCGCGACCCGGCGCAGCCT comes from bacterium and encodes:
- a CDS encoding aspartate-semialdehyde dehydrogenase, which translates into the protein MRIAVLGATGLVGRTMLKLLESFAWVDAPPLALASPRSAGQRVPWRGGELTCRAVDAACFAGVDLALFSAGGGPSREWAPVAVAAGAVVIDNSSAWRQDPDIALVVPEINGRLVDGMRAGIIANPNCSTIQVAQAVAPLERAWGLDEVHVTTFQAVSGAGQKAVAELARQSAGEPPAGNIFPRPIAGNVIPAIGAALDDGSYEEEAKVLRELRKILGRDESLKVTCTAVRVPVVNGHSAAVRVVCASPVTPVQACAAMAAWPGLEVVADPCDYATPREIDGRNIVHVGRLRQDPGDPQALLCWVVADNVLKGAAWNAVQIAARVAGKDIA